The proteins below are encoded in one region of Triticum aestivum cultivar Chinese Spring chromosome 1B, IWGSC CS RefSeq v2.1, whole genome shotgun sequence:
- the LOC123096636 gene encoding uncharacterized protein, whose amino-acid sequence MATAASSSRVAAVAEQEDKNEPARPLAIPHPHAHPAASDVDEAAQTATGWRSTQYLRRKRRCLLCCGGCCVATAVIVGILILALSLTVFKVKDPRLTMNGVSLAALRAGPGTGLADPVAANATLTADVSIENPNIASFRFSPSATEVYLGGRTVSVAYVPGGRVGAHGSVRMNVTVDILGDRLSGAVNATGLLLGQAYDLTTYTEMGGTVKVLGIYKKDLEIRMNCSVTVEVGGFAGVLVSGAPASVHSNGVTCAAHVS is encoded by the coding sequence ATGGCAACCGCCGCTTCGTCGAGCAGggtggccgcggtggcggagcaggaGGACAAGAACGAGCCGGCGAGGCCCCTGGCCATCCCTCACCCGCACGCCCACCCGGCCGCCAGCGACGTCGACGAGGCGGCGCAGACGGCGACGGGGTGGCGCTCCACGCAGTACCTCCGGAGGAAGCGCCGGTGCCTGCTCTGCTGCGGCGGCTGCTGCGTGGCCACCGCGGTCATCGTCGGCATCCTCATCCTCGCGCTCTCGCTCACCGTGTTCAAGGTCAAGGACCCGCGCCTCACCATGAACGGCGTCTCCCTCGCCGCCCTCAGGGCCGGCCCCGGCACGGGGCTCGCCGACCCCGTCGCCGCCAACGCCACGCTCACCGCCGACGTCTCGATCGAGAACCCCAACATCGCGTCGTTCCGGTTCTCGCCGAGCGCCACGGAGGTGTACCTCGGCGGGCGGACGGTCAGCGTGGCGTACGTGCCAGGCGGCCGCGTCGGCGCCCACGGGAGCGTGCGCATGAACGTGACGGTAGACATCCTCGGCGACCGGCTGTCGGGGGCGGTCAACGCCACCGGCCTGCTGCTCGGCCAGGCGTACGACCTGACGACGTACACGGAGATGGGCGGCACGGTGAAGGTGCTGGGGATCTACAAGAAGGATCTCGAGATCAGGATGAACTGCTCCGTCACCGTGGAGGTAGGGGGCTTCGCCGGCGTGCTCGTGTCAGGGGCCCCGGCCAGCGTGCACAGCAACGGCGTGACCTGCGCCGCACATGTGAGCTGA